One segment of Palaemon carinicauda isolate YSFRI2023 chromosome 35, ASM3689809v2, whole genome shotgun sequence DNA contains the following:
- the RpS6 gene encoding small ribosomal subunit protein eS6 — MKLNVSNPATGCQKLFEIEDEKKLRVFYEKRMSQEVPADSLGDEWKGYVVRITGGNDKQGFPMKQGVLTNNRVRLLLSKGHSCYRPRKDGERRRKSVRGCIVDSGLSVLALMIVKRGEGEIPGLTDNSIPRRLGPKRASKIRKLFNLSKEDDVRQYVIKRPLAGKEGKKPKTKAPKIQRLVTPAVLQRKRHKRALKRQRGIKNKEEKAEYAKLLAMRQKEAREKKQQEIRRRRSSMRDSKSSEKSEKSDKAAAAAAPAAPAPAK, encoded by the exons ATGAAG TTGAACGTGTCCAACCCCGCCACGGGGTGCCAGAAGCTATTTGAAATTGAAGATGAGAAGAAGCTTCGTGTATTCTATGAGAAGCGTATGAGCCAAGAGGTGCCAGCTGATAGCCTTGGTGATGAATGGAAAGGATATGTTGTGCGTATCACTGGAGGAAACGACAAACAGGGCTTTCCCATGAAGCAGGGTGTCCTGACAAATA ATCGTGTTCGTCTCCTGCTCTCTAAGGGACACTCTTGCTACAGGCCACGTAAGGATGGTGAACGCAGGAGAAAATCAGTCCGTGGTTGCATTGTCGACTCTGGACTGTCTGTACTTGCCCTTATGATTGTCAAGAGAGGCGAAGGG GAAATCCCAGGCCTAACAGACAATAGCATTCCACGTCGTCTAGGACCCAAGAGAGCTTCTAAGATCCGTAAGCTCTTCAACCTTTCCAAAGAGGATGATGTTAGGCAATACGTCATCAAGCGTCCTCTTGCTGGCAAAGAAGGAAAGAAACCCAAGACAAAGGCTCCCAAGATTCAACGTCTCGTTACTCCCGCTGTTTTGCAG cgcAAGAGGCATAAGAGGGCCCTTAAACGCCAGCGTGGAATTAAGAACAAGGAAGAAAAGGCAGAATATGCCAAGCTGCTAGCCATGAGGCAGAAGGAAGCTAGGGAGAAGAAACAGCAGGAGATTCGTCGCAGGCGTTCATCAATGCGCGACTCTAAGTCTAGTGAAAAATCTGAGAAGTCGGataaggctgctgctgctgctgcccccGCTGCTCCTGCCCCAGCAAAATAG